Proteins encoded by one window of Salmonirosea aquatica:
- a CDS encoding bestrophin family protein, which produces MVDYNPKEWFRFIFFFPRADTVRKLLPLLISIGVYATLLAYLIIDYWKIGQNSDLKNVSLMHSLLGFVISLLLVFRTNTAYDRWWEGRKQWGTLVNISRNLALKMDALLDENDRENRTYFHATIPNFAFSLKNHLRKKYLPSEFEDSAAFPLSAIQSQEHVPLQFSSAISKKVIQLQKKGVLLPEHLLLIKPELEAFMNICGACERIKNTPIPFSYSSFLKKFIFTYCITLPLGFVFSLHYLVVPFVMFVFYILGSLEVIAEEIEDPFGTDANDLPTDTICRTIRTSIQQLLNEVPNQ; this is translated from the coding sequence ATGGTTGATTACAATCCCAAGGAGTGGTTCCGGTTCATTTTCTTTTTCCCGCGGGCCGATACGGTACGCAAGCTTCTGCCGCTGCTGATTTCGATCGGGGTATATGCTACCCTGCTCGCCTATCTCATCATCGACTATTGGAAAATCGGCCAAAATTCGGATTTAAAAAATGTCTCCCTGATGCATTCGCTGTTGGGGTTCGTCATTTCATTACTGCTGGTATTCCGAACGAACACCGCCTATGACCGCTGGTGGGAAGGCCGTAAGCAATGGGGTACCCTGGTCAATATCAGCCGCAACCTGGCTTTGAAAATGGATGCGCTGCTGGATGAAAACGATCGGGAAAACAGAACCTATTTTCACGCTACCATACCCAATTTCGCTTTTTCGCTCAAAAACCATTTGCGGAAGAAGTACCTGCCCTCAGAGTTTGAAGATAGTGCCGCTTTTCCGCTTAGTGCGATCCAAAGCCAGGAGCACGTCCCGTTGCAATTTTCATCGGCAATTTCAAAGAAAGTCATTCAACTGCAAAAGAAAGGGGTACTTCTGCCGGAACACCTGCTGCTGATCAAGCCCGAACTCGAAGCCTTCATGAATATCTGCGGGGCCTGCGAGCGCATCAAGAATACGCCGATCCCCTTCTCATACAGCTCGTTTCTCAAAAAATTCATCTTCACATACTGCATAACCCTACCCCTCGGCTTCGTATTCAGCCTGCACTATCTGGTGGTACCTTTTGTTATGTTCGTTTTTTACATCCTGGGTAGCCTGGAAGTCATTGCCGAAGAAATTGAAGATCCGTTCGGAACGGATGCGAACGATCTGCCGACTGATACGATTTGCCGTACCATCCGCACGTCGATCCAGCAATTGCTCAATGAGGTACCTAATCAATAA
- a CDS encoding glycoside hydrolase family 113, with protein MAKLAAKVQKPILFTEYGYTSSDYATRRPWESERGAAENEALQARAYEVLFGEVWTSDWMAGGFAWKWFPNLRSGDRARDPFSPQNKQAQVVMGEYYGKTTY; from the coding sequence ATGGCGAAGTTAGCGGCCAAAGTGCAAAAGCCGATTCTGTTCACCGAATATGGCTATACAAGCAGCGACTACGCCACCCGGCGTCCCTGGGAATCCGAACGCGGTGCTGCCGAGAATGAAGCACTGCAGGCCAGAGCCTACGAAGTACTGTTTGGCGAAGTGTGGACCAGTGACTGGATGGCCGGGGGTTTTGCCTGGAAGTGGTTTCCCAATCTGCGGAGCGGCGACCGGGCTCGTGATCCTTTTTCACCCCAAAACAAACAGGCGCAGGTTGTGATGGGAGAGTACTATGGAAAAACCACTTATTGA
- a CDS encoding glycoside hydrolase family 113 — MKADRLISYPKSSILVAVRFMNHLIVTIWISILAGNFISCSSVSSDKPYRYNGAKIKGVSFVAPRDSLADTTYVPVKQINAEWVALMPYGFTEGGTPNFVYGKNNQWKWWGESPLGVAHCVQMAHAQGLKVMLKPHMWIGHGTFTGHYDLTNEEDWKTFEKGYGEYLLNFARIADTTHVELYCIGTEMQTFVKKRPQFWFQIIRDIKKIYKGQLTYAENWDVYQEVPFWQELDFIGIDAYFPLSEEQSPTCRN; from the coding sequence ATGAAAGCAGATAGACTGATTTCCTATCCCAAATCAAGTATCCTCGTGGCCGTACGTTTTATGAATCACCTGATTGTTACCATTTGGATCAGTATTTTGGCAGGAAATTTTATTTCCTGCTCATCGGTCTCATCGGACAAGCCCTACCGCTATAATGGGGCAAAAATAAAAGGCGTCTCGTTCGTGGCTCCGCGTGATTCGCTGGCCGATACCACCTATGTGCCGGTCAAACAAATTAACGCCGAATGGGTAGCCCTGATGCCCTATGGTTTTACCGAGGGAGGTACCCCCAATTTTGTATACGGTAAAAACAACCAGTGGAAATGGTGGGGTGAATCGCCCCTGGGAGTGGCGCACTGCGTGCAGATGGCCCACGCCCAAGGGCTGAAAGTGATGCTGAAGCCGCATATGTGGATTGGGCACGGTACTTTCACGGGGCACTACGACCTGACCAACGAGGAAGACTGGAAGACTTTTGAAAAAGGGTACGGAGAATATCTTTTGAATTTTGCCCGTATTGCCGATACCACGCATGTCGAACTGTATTGCATTGGTACCGAAATGCAAACCTTCGTGAAGAAACGCCCGCAGTTCTGGTTCCAGATTATCCGGGACATTAAGAAAATCTATAAAGGGCAGCTCACCTATGCCGAAAACTGGGATGTGTACCAGGAGGTACCTTTCTGGCAGGAGCTGGATTTCATAGGCATCGACGCGTACTTCCCCCTTTCAGAGGAGCAGTCCCCGACTTGCCGGAACTGA